From Streptomyces sp. 6-11-2, one genomic window encodes:
- a CDS encoding helix-turn-helix domain-containing protein, translating into MSDLELLTQSLARNVKRWRTERGFTLDTLAARAGVSRGMLIQIEQARTNPSLGTVVKIGDALGVSITSLLDYEQGPRVRVVPADQAVRLWHTDAGSYNRLLAGVEAPGPLEMWEWRLMPGEGSPSDPHPAGTVELVHVTAGELTLTVDAVEYRVPAGASASFEANTPHTYANDGAEPMDMVMAVSVPPVH; encoded by the coding sequence GTGTCGGACCTCGAACTGCTGACCCAGTCCCTGGCGCGCAACGTCAAACGCTGGCGTACCGAGCGGGGCTTCACCCTGGACACGCTCGCCGCCCGCGCGGGAGTCAGCCGCGGCATGCTCATCCAGATCGAGCAGGCCCGCACCAACCCCAGCCTCGGCACCGTCGTCAAGATCGGTGACGCGCTAGGCGTCAGCATCACCAGCCTGCTCGACTACGAGCAGGGCCCCCGGGTCCGCGTCGTCCCGGCCGACCAGGCCGTCCGCCTGTGGCACACCGACGCCGGCAGCTACAACCGGCTCCTGGCCGGTGTCGAGGCGCCCGGTCCGCTGGAGATGTGGGAGTGGCGCCTGATGCCCGGCGAGGGCAGCCCCTCCGACCCGCACCCCGCCGGCACCGTCGAACTGGTCCACGTCACCGCGGGGGAGCTGACGCTCACCGTCGACGCGGTGGAGTACCGCGTGCCGGCCGGCGCCAGCGCCTCCTTCGAGGCCAACACCCCGCACACGTACGCCAACGACGGTGCCGAGCCGATGGACATGGTGATGGCCGTGTCGGTCCCGCCCGTGCACTGA
- a CDS encoding YbaK/EbsC family protein, with the protein MRAPIGNFDQATPAPDCLDELTRPVADAVRHWCGAVPADEIVYVETDPEWADTAVFVEHYGPELLETSANCVVVAGRRGGETRLAACLALSATRVDVNGVVRRQLGARKASFAPMEVATGETGMEYGGITPIGLPADWPLLVDSRVVDLPYVLVGSGRRRGKLLVPGKAFAQLPGAVVLDGLGV; encoded by the coding sequence ATGCGCGCACCCATCGGGAACTTCGACCAGGCCACGCCCGCCCCCGACTGCCTCGACGAGCTGACCCGCCCGGTCGCCGATGCCGTACGCCACTGGTGCGGCGCTGTCCCGGCCGACGAGATCGTCTACGTCGAGACCGACCCGGAGTGGGCCGACACCGCCGTCTTCGTCGAGCACTACGGCCCGGAACTGCTGGAGACCTCCGCGAACTGTGTGGTCGTGGCGGGCCGGCGCGGCGGCGAGACCCGACTGGCCGCCTGCCTCGCCCTGTCCGCCACCCGCGTCGACGTCAACGGCGTCGTGCGCCGCCAACTCGGCGCCCGCAAGGCCTCCTTCGCGCCCATGGAGGTGGCGACCGGGGAGACCGGCATGGAGTACGGCGGCATCACGCCCATCGGACTCCCCGCCGACTGGCCCCTCCTGGTCGACTCCCGCGTCGTCGACCTGCCCTACGTCCTGGTCGGCAGCGGGCGGCGCCGCGGCAAGCTCCTGGTGCCGGGCAAGGCGTTCGCGCAGCTGCCCGGCGCGGTGGTGCTGGACGGGCTCGGGGTCTGA
- a CDS encoding cation diffusion facilitator family transporter, with the protein MTDRHHRGHHHGPEHEPAHGPSLRHRLAHLLAPHSHDSADRLDRALESSARGMRALWVSLAVLGATALAQAVVVVASGSIALLGDTVHNTADALTAVPLGIAFVLGRRAATRRFTYGYGRAEDLAGLVIVVTIAASAAFSAWAAFQRLLDPRPVEHLPAVALAALVGFAGNEWVARHRIRVGRAIGSAALVADGLHARTDGFTSLAVLLGAAGSALGLRAADPIVGLAITTAIALVLRDAAREVFRRMMDAVDPALVDRAERALTEVPGVRAVGELRLRWIGHRLRAEVAVVVDGEATVRQAHATAVEAEHALLHAVPGLTAALVHADPAPAPGEADPHLRLAHHAPA; encoded by the coding sequence GTGACCGACCGGCACCACCGCGGGCACCACCACGGACCCGAGCACGAGCCCGCGCACGGACCCTCTCTCCGCCACCGCCTCGCGCACCTCCTCGCCCCCCACTCCCACGACTCCGCCGACCGGCTGGACCGCGCGCTGGAGTCCTCCGCCCGCGGTATGCGGGCGCTGTGGGTCTCGCTGGCCGTGCTCGGCGCCACGGCGCTCGCCCAGGCGGTGGTGGTGGTCGCGTCCGGCTCCATCGCGCTGCTCGGCGACACGGTGCACAACACGGCGGACGCCCTGACCGCCGTACCGCTGGGAATCGCCTTCGTGCTGGGCCGCCGCGCGGCGACCCGGCGTTTCACCTACGGCTACGGACGCGCCGAGGACCTGGCGGGCCTGGTGATCGTGGTGACCATCGCCGCGTCCGCCGCCTTCTCCGCCTGGGCCGCCTTCCAGCGGCTTCTCGATCCGCGCCCCGTCGAGCACCTGCCCGCGGTCGCCCTGGCGGCCCTCGTCGGGTTCGCGGGCAACGAGTGGGTGGCCCGCCACCGGATCCGTGTCGGCCGCGCCATCGGCTCGGCCGCGCTGGTCGCCGACGGGCTGCACGCGCGCACGGACGGCTTCACCTCACTGGCCGTCCTGCTGGGCGCCGCCGGCTCGGCCCTGGGACTGCGCGCCGCCGACCCGATCGTGGGGCTGGCGATCACGACGGCCATCGCGCTGGTGCTGCGCGACGCGGCCCGCGAGGTGTTCCGGCGGATGATGGACGCCGTCGACCCGGCCCTGGTGGACCGCGCCGAACGGGCACTGACCGAGGTGCCGGGCGTGCGGGCGGTCGGCGAGCTCCGGCTGCGCTGGATCGGCCACCGGCTGCGCGCGGAGGTCGCGGTGGTCGTGGACGGCGAGGCGACCGTGCGCCAGGCCCACGCCACCGCCGTGGAGGCCGAACACGCCCTGCTCCACGCCGTACCCGGCCTCACCGCGGCCCTGGTCCACGCCGACCCGGCCCCGGCCCCCGGCGAGGCCGACCCGCATCTGCGCCTCGCCCACCACGCGCCGGCCTGA
- a CDS encoding acyltransferase, whose protein sequence is MGVARAEYGERVPTRRNTFSSWWRRLAQRAVHAGWAWVQRTGSVTAERPGRLRFGAMGTGTRLAFPLGTVFGEPWIHLGAHCIVGEQVTLTAGLMPDLDLGPEPILRIGDGVVLGRGSHVIADTTVTIGSDCYFGPYVYVTSTNHSYDDPHQPIGKQWPRMEPVEIGPGCWIGTGAVILPGARIGRNVVVAAGAVVRGEVPDHAVVAGAPARVVRRWTAAEGWQPPLRTPAPVPIPQGVTPEQLLALAELDEESAARLAEWDKESGSRLAGLETEGG, encoded by the coding sequence ATGGGCGTGGCCCGGGCTGAGTACGGTGAGCGGGTGCCCACGCGTAGGAACACGTTCTCATCATGGTGGCGCCGCCTCGCGCAGCGCGCCGTCCACGCGGGCTGGGCCTGGGTGCAGCGCACGGGCTCCGTCACGGCCGAGCGGCCCGGACGCCTCCGCTTCGGCGCGATGGGAACAGGTACCAGGCTGGCCTTCCCGCTCGGCACGGTCTTCGGCGAACCGTGGATCCACCTCGGCGCGCACTGCATCGTCGGCGAGCAGGTCACGCTGACCGCCGGTCTGATGCCCGACCTGGACCTCGGCCCGGAGCCGATCCTGCGCATCGGGGACGGGGTGGTGCTCGGCCGCGGCAGTCACGTCATCGCCGACACCACGGTGACCATCGGCAGCGACTGCTACTTCGGCCCCTACGTCTACGTCACCTCCACCAACCACTCCTACGACGACCCGCACCAGCCCATCGGCAAGCAGTGGCCCAGGATGGAGCCGGTGGAGATCGGTCCCGGCTGCTGGATCGGCACCGGAGCGGTGATCCTGCCCGGCGCGCGGATCGGGAGGAACGTCGTGGTGGCGGCCGGCGCGGTGGTGCGCGGCGAGGTCCCCGACCACGCGGTGGTCGCGGGTGCGCCCGCCCGGGTCGTACGCCGCTGGACCGCCGCCGAGGGCTGGCAGCCGCCGCTGCGTACCCCGGCCCCGGTACCGATACCGCAGGGCGTCACCCCGGAGCAGTTGCTGGCACTGGCGGAGCTGGACGAGGAGAGCGCTGCCCGGCTGGCCGAGTGGGACAAGGAGTCCGGTTCGCGGCTGGCCGGGCTGGAGACCGAGGGCGGCTGA
- a CDS encoding DMT family transporter → MTAFFALATSLLWGLADFGGGLLTRRMPALTVVVVSQSVAAAVLGVIVVATGGWSEAGPRLWFAFAAGLVGPVAMFSFYKALTLGPMGVISPLASLGVAVPISVGLVLGERPGLLQVAGIAVAVTGVVLAGGPRRGGAAVQRRAIGLTLVAALGFGTVFALIAEASTTVTGLFLALFVQRVTNVAAGGAALYASARRGGPVLPEAGFPWRSLPALGFVGLADVAANGTYCVAAQHGPVTVAAVLASLYPVVTALAARGFLSERLRAVQAAGAGLALVGTLLLATG, encoded by the coding sequence GTGACAGCATTCTTCGCCCTGGCCACCAGCCTCCTGTGGGGGCTGGCCGACTTCGGCGGCGGACTGCTCACCCGGCGCATGCCCGCGCTGACGGTCGTCGTGGTCTCCCAGTCCGTCGCGGCGGCGGTGCTGGGCGTGATCGTCGTCGCCACCGGCGGCTGGAGCGAGGCCGGACCGCGGCTGTGGTTCGCGTTCGCCGCGGGCCTGGTCGGCCCGGTCGCGATGTTCTCCTTCTACAAGGCGCTCACCCTCGGCCCGATGGGCGTGATCTCACCGCTGGCCTCGCTCGGCGTGGCCGTGCCGATCTCCGTCGGACTGGTGCTCGGCGAGCGGCCCGGACTGCTCCAGGTCGCGGGGATCGCGGTCGCCGTCACGGGTGTCGTGCTCGCGGGCGGGCCGCGCCGGGGAGGCGCCGCCGTGCAGCGGCGGGCGATCGGGCTGACCCTGGTCGCGGCCCTCGGCTTCGGCACGGTGTTCGCGCTGATCGCCGAGGCCTCCACCACCGTCACCGGCCTGTTCCTCGCGCTCTTCGTGCAGCGCGTGACCAACGTGGCGGCGGGCGGCGCCGCGCTGTACGCCTCCGCACGGCGCGGCGGGCCCGTACTGCCCGAGGCCGGATTCCCCTGGCGCTCACTGCCCGCGCTCGGCTTCGTCGGCCTCGCGGACGTCGCCGCCAACGGCACGTACTGCGTCGCCGCCCAGCACGGCCCGGTCACGGTGGCCGCCGTCCTCGCCTCCCTCTACCCGGTGGTGACCGCGCTCGCCGCCCGCGGCTTCCTCAGCGAACGGCTGCGGGCCGTCCAGGCGGCCGGAGCGGGTCTGGCGCTCGTGGGGACCCTGCTGCTGGCGACGGGCTGA
- a CDS encoding metalloregulator ArsR/SmtB family transcription factor, which translates to MSARMHLSSAHDAHPRTPGEEQLALAAELLALLGDRTRLALLHALTSGEADVTTLTEACGAARPAVSQHLARLRLAGLVNTRKEGRRVVYSLRDGHLRRLVDEALNVADHRLGDRPLHD; encoded by the coding sequence ATGAGCGCACGCATGCACCTGTCATCTGCGCACGATGCGCACCCGCGCACCCCGGGCGAGGAGCAGTTGGCGCTGGCCGCCGAACTCCTCGCCCTGCTCGGCGACCGCACCAGGCTCGCCCTGCTGCACGCGCTGACGTCCGGCGAGGCCGACGTCACCACGCTCACCGAGGCGTGCGGGGCGGCCCGTCCTGCGGTCAGCCAGCACCTGGCAAGGCTGCGGCTGGCCGGGCTGGTGAACACGCGCAAGGAGGGCCGCCGGGTCGTCTACTCCCTGCGCGACGGCCACCTGCGCCGGCTGGTGGACGAGGCGCTGAACGTCGCCGACCACCGGCTCGGCGACCGGCCCCTCCACGACTGA